A single Lysinibacter sp. HNR DNA region contains:
- a CDS encoding MFS transporter, producing MTAHSAVGADTAVPERVSWLPMVVVVLTQIQASFAVNALTVSMHGITTDLNMPATAVGTAITAGTFAMAAFILLGAKIGNRFGTRRVFQIAVVIHGMGMAGVMLSASPAMLFISQAVSGAVIALMAPALTVFIAANFHGMQRAQAIGLLAAAIPAAGVLALVIAGTLATTIGWRYSFALIVLLAVVNLLLSFKLKPIAPNSGLRIDWTGATLAAVAVILLSFGLSGLNAWGVVLATPDAPFSILGVSPAPLLIVLGLVVGQLFFAWLRRGQDSDAPRIFDLRVLATGSERAVTACMAIMLFVGTAANFLIPLYIQVVQGRSSLETSFAVIPYTLSIFLASTFIAVLYKKLPPRQLARLGFLVVTVGLVLLAFTIRNDWGQIFVILGLVTLGLGQGSIVALVFNTLLSAAPKELAGDVGAWRGLVHNISGSTGIAVASVFAVGVLGTLIATSAADHPELPPELVAETNLDQTDFITNSQLEGLLDLSDATPRQVEAAVEINTEARLQALKVSLLGLAGISALALVPAGRMPGRRDDEDELLESATSAGTGA from the coding sequence ATGACCGCACACTCTGCAGTTGGCGCCGACACGGCGGTTCCGGAGAGGGTATCCTGGCTGCCGATGGTGGTGGTTGTTCTCACACAGATTCAGGCTTCTTTTGCGGTTAACGCCCTCACCGTTTCGATGCACGGGATCACCACCGACCTCAATATGCCGGCAACCGCGGTGGGTACCGCAATTACCGCGGGCACCTTTGCCATGGCCGCGTTCATTCTCCTGGGCGCTAAGATTGGTAACAGGTTTGGCACGCGTCGGGTGTTCCAAATCGCGGTTGTTATCCACGGGATGGGTATGGCTGGAGTGATGCTGAGTGCGAGCCCGGCCATGCTGTTTATCTCGCAGGCCGTCTCGGGCGCGGTGATTGCCCTGATGGCTCCCGCTCTTACCGTTTTTATTGCGGCCAATTTTCACGGTATGCAGCGCGCACAGGCCATCGGCCTGCTTGCCGCGGCAATCCCGGCTGCGGGTGTCCTCGCCCTGGTTATCGCGGGTACGCTCGCAACAACAATCGGATGGCGTTACAGCTTTGCCCTCATCGTTTTGCTGGCCGTTGTTAACCTTCTTCTGAGTTTTAAGCTCAAACCGATCGCTCCGAATAGCGGACTTCGCATCGATTGGACCGGGGCAACCCTGGCCGCCGTCGCCGTTATCCTGCTCAGCTTTGGGCTGAGCGGCCTGAACGCGTGGGGTGTGGTTTTGGCAACCCCCGACGCACCGTTCTCAATTCTCGGGGTGTCTCCCGCGCCCCTGCTGATTGTTCTGGGTCTCGTTGTGGGGCAGCTATTTTTTGCGTGGTTGCGCCGGGGGCAAGACTCTGATGCCCCCCGCATTTTTGACCTGCGGGTGTTGGCAACGGGTTCGGAACGGGCTGTCACAGCGTGTATGGCAATCATGCTTTTTGTGGGAACCGCGGCAAACTTTTTGATCCCCCTGTATATCCAGGTAGTTCAGGGGCGTTCGAGTTTAGAAACCTCGTTTGCAGTCATTCCCTACACCCTGTCGATTTTTCTTGCCAGCACGTTTATTGCGGTGCTGTATAAGAAGCTTCCTCCCCGGCAGCTGGCGCGCCTCGGCTTTCTGGTTGTGACCGTGGGCCTGGTTCTTCTCGCCTTTACCATTCGCAACGATTGGGGGCAGATTTTTGTGATTCTTGGCCTGGTGACCCTTGGGTTAGGGCAGGGATCAATCGTGGCCCTCGTGTTTAACACCCTGCTTTCTGCCGCTCCCAAAGAGTTGGCCGGAGATGTGGGGGCCTGGCGCGGGCTGGTGCACAACATCTCTGGTTCGACCGGTATCGCCGTGGCGAGTGTTTTTGCGGTTGGCGTGCTCGGTACGCTTATCGCCACAAGCGCGGCGGATCATCCGGAGCTTCCGCCCGAACTTGTCGCCGAGACCAACCTTGACCAAACCGACTTTATTACCAATAGTCAATTGGAGGGTCTGCTGGATTTGAGTGACGCAACCCCGCGACAGGTGGAGGCTGCTGTTGAGATTAACACCGAGGCTCGTCTCCAAGCGCTCAAGGTGTCACTTCTGGGGTTGGCGGGGATCTC